In one window of Salvia hispanica cultivar TCC Black 2014 unplaced genomic scaffold, UniMelb_Shisp_WGS_1.0 HiC_scaffold_437, whole genome shotgun sequence DNA:
- the LOC125199258 gene encoding ABC transporter C family member 8-like encodes GHPVEFLNTQALEKCQLKSTISELPNLLESSVSDEGENWSMGQRQLFCLGRVLLKRNKILVLDEATASIDSNTDAILQRIIREEFSDCTVITVAHRVPTVIDSDMVLVLSYGTLSSSSIRSLSFSQHKFKKCEI; translated from the exons GGTCATCCAGTGGAGTTTCTCAATACTCAG GCCCTTGAAAAATGCCAACTTAAGTCAACAATCAGTGAACTACCAAACTTATTAGAATCTTCGG TGAGTGATGAAGGGGAGAATTGGAGCATGGGGCAGAGGCAGCTCTTCTGCCTAGGAAGAGTGCTTTTGAAGAGGAACAAGATCTTGGTTCTAGACGAGGCGACCGCCTCAATTGACTCGAACACGGATGCCATTTTGCAGAGGATCATCAGGGAGGAGTTCTCCGACTGTACAGTGATAACTGTGGCGCATCGCGTTCCAACCGTGATTGATAGTGACATGGTGTTGGTCTTGTCTTATGGTACGCTTTCTTCGTCCAGTATTAGGagtctttctttttctcaacaTAAGTTTAAGAAGTGTGAAAtatga